One window from the genome of Acuticoccus sp. I52.16.1 encodes:
- a CDS encoding efflux RND transporter periplasmic adaptor subunit, translating to MSSPPTAAADAARCVRRIAVRLALLAGPLAAAGLPLSGPASAQEPLVVEFVTVETRPVSTRYEATGEVAARETISAAFPDGGRVVEVHFDEGDRVKAGTVLARIDDTQQRESLNAAQATLRAEEATLSEAKADEARQARLLDRGFTTRATRDTALQTLRAAQSAVAQARAEVEQAQTDLDDTVLKAPVDAVVTDRTAEEGQVLGAAEAAFTLAPQGQLDAVFDVPDSLFIDPPARFDISLRLIEDPAVEMTGEVREVSPLVNEETGAVEITVTITDPPAGVQIGAPIRGAITLPARPVIQLPWTALTATDSGLAVWIVGDDETVSLRNIEVSRFETGRFTVAAGLEVGETVVGEGSSFVFPGRHVVAAQVRP from the coding sequence ATGAGTTCTCCCCCCACGGCCGCCGCCGACGCCGCGCGATGCGTGCGCCGCATCGCGGTCCGTCTCGCGCTTCTGGCGGGCCCGCTCGCCGCCGCCGGCTTGCCGCTCTCCGGCCCGGCGTCGGCCCAGGAGCCGCTGGTGGTCGAATTCGTGACGGTGGAGACGAGGCCGGTCTCGACCCGCTACGAGGCCACCGGAGAAGTCGCCGCGCGCGAGACCATCAGCGCCGCCTTCCCGGACGGGGGCCGCGTGGTGGAGGTCCATTTCGACGAGGGCGACCGGGTGAAGGCCGGCACGGTGCTCGCCCGGATCGACGATACGCAGCAGCGCGAGAGCCTCAACGCCGCCCAGGCGACGCTGCGTGCCGAAGAGGCGACCCTCTCGGAGGCGAAGGCCGACGAGGCGCGCCAGGCCCGCTTGCTGGACCGCGGCTTCACCACCCGCGCCACCCGCGACACCGCGTTGCAGACATTGCGCGCCGCCCAGAGCGCCGTCGCCCAGGCACGCGCCGAGGTCGAGCAGGCGCAGACCGACCTCGACGATACCGTGCTCAAAGCCCCGGTCGACGCCGTCGTCACCGACCGCACGGCCGAGGAGGGGCAGGTGCTAGGCGCCGCCGAGGCCGCCTTCACCCTCGCCCCCCAAGGCCAGCTCGACGCGGTCTTCGACGTGCCCGATTCGCTCTTTATCGACCCGCCCGCCCGCTTCGATATCTCGCTGCGCCTCATCGAGGATCCGGCCGTCGAGATGACCGGCGAGGTGCGCGAGGTCTCCCCCCTCGTCAACGAGGAGACCGGCGCGGTGGAGATCACCGTCACGATCACCGACCCGCCCGCCGGCGTTCAGATCGGCGCGCCGATCCGTGGGGCGATCACCCTTCCGGCGCGCCCCGTCATCCAGCTCCCCTGGACGGCGCTGACCGCCACGGACAGCGGTCTTGCGGTCTGGATCGTCGGCGACGACGAGACCGTCTCGCTGCGCAACATCGAGGTGAGCCGCTTCGAGACCGGGCGCTTCACGGTCGCCGCCGGCCTCGAAGTCGGTGAAACGGTGGTCGGCGAGGGGTCGAGCTTCGTCTTTCCCGGCCGGCACGTCGTCGCCGCGCAGGTGCGGCCGTGA
- a CDS encoding TetR/AcrR family transcriptional regulator, translating into MQHRGASEATQARILEAAVNAFAANSYDAVSLRRIARDVGIDVALVHRSFGSKEGLFVAVMDHVFCDSHASVRSEENLADSFTDVLFERKDTPAPNVKRLKIVLHSFSNATAKSIIKDRLETNMLAPLRERLQEPKRQRAAVLMGLMLGSVILRNLLEIDGLVDDDGEAEAMIREVIETLAR; encoded by the coding sequence GTGCAGCACCGCGGCGCGTCGGAGGCCACGCAGGCCCGCATCCTCGAAGCGGCGGTGAACGCGTTCGCGGCCAACTCCTACGATGCGGTCTCGCTGCGCCGGATCGCGCGGGACGTCGGCATCGACGTGGCGCTGGTGCACCGCAGCTTCGGCTCCAAGGAGGGGCTGTTCGTGGCGGTGATGGATCACGTCTTCTGCGATTCGCACGCCAGTGTGCGCAGCGAGGAAAACCTCGCCGATTCCTTCACCGACGTCCTGTTCGAACGCAAGGACACGCCCGCGCCGAACGTGAAGCGGCTGAAGATCGTGCTCCACTCGTTCTCCAACGCGACCGCCAAGTCGATCATCAAGGACCGGCTGGAGACGAACATGCTCGCGCCGCTGCGCGAGCGTCTACAGGAGCCCAAGCGTCAGCGGGCGGCGGTGCTGATGGGGCTGATGCTGGGCTCGGTGATCCTGCGCAACCTCCTGGAGATCGACGGCCTCGTCGACGACGACGGCGAGGCCGAGGCGATGATCCGCGAGGTCATCGAGACGCTGGCGCGCTGA
- a CDS encoding GntR family transcriptional regulator produces MPASLDLSADWHSPPQTTERPGEGVPAAQRVLAELRDMIIRGDLAPGSRIVERTLCARLHVSRTPMREALKLLEIDGLIEISQNRGARVLEFTPGEALELFEVLSSLEGVAAELATQRMTESMASYIGTLHEAMRTHYTARDRDAYFDCNSLIHEAIVEAAGNRTLLATWHSLMRRAQRGRYMAIVSATRWHQAMDEHEALMAALHARDAAEAGRVWRLHLMHTGETIAGVMTDAAPAGRD; encoded by the coding sequence ATGCCCGCAAGCCTAGACCTGTCTGCCGACTGGCATAGCCCTCCGCAGACCACCGAGCGGCCGGGCGAAGGTGTCCCCGCCGCGCAACGCGTCCTCGCCGAGCTGCGCGACATGATCATCCGCGGCGACCTCGCGCCCGGCTCACGCATCGTCGAGCGCACCCTCTGCGCCCGGCTCCACGTCTCCCGCACCCCCATGCGCGAGGCGCTGAAGCTCCTCGAGATCGACGGGCTGATCGAGATCTCGCAGAACCGCGGCGCACGTGTGCTGGAGTTCACGCCGGGCGAGGCGCTGGAGCTGTTCGAGGTGCTGTCCAGCTTGGAGGGGGTCGCCGCGGAGCTCGCCACGCAGCGGATGACGGAGAGCATGGCCTCCTACATCGGCACCCTGCACGAGGCGATGCGAACGCACTACACCGCCCGCGACCGCGACGCCTATTTCGACTGCAACAGCCTGATTCACGAGGCGATCGTCGAGGCGGCGGGCAACCGCACCCTGCTCGCCACCTGGCACAGCCTGATGCGCCGGGCCCAGCGCGGGCGCTACATGGCAATCGTATCGGCGACACGCTGGCACCAGGCGATGGACGAGCACGAGGCGCTGATGGCCGCCCTCCACGCCCGCGACGCCGCCGAGGCCGGCCGGGTGTGGCGCCTCCACCTGATGCACACCGGCGAGACCATCGCCGGCGTCATGACGGACGCCGCGCCCGCCGGCCGCGATTAG
- a CDS encoding cytochrome-c peroxidase — protein sequence MKTTTSHIMLALVSAIVAVGVARATAGAEPRGETALPRAVVDADYRPVEAAAARLGQLLFYDPILSGNRNISCATCHHPRFGTSDGMALSLGEGGIGLGPDRVVDPDNVPEQRVPRNAQALFNLGAREFTVLFHDGRIEEDPSRPTGLRTPLGADMEAGFDSVLSAQTMFPVLSPDEMAGHYSESDVSRAVRLGRLAGAGGAWDIIAGRVAAIPRYAEMFRAAYPEIAAGRPIAFTDISNAVAAFVAFEWRSDDAPFDAVLRGERVATGAAARGQGLFYGAAGCAACHRGPFLTDHAFHAMGAPQIGPGKGARFERHRRDEGRMEVTGHPDDAYKFRTPSLRNVARTGPWGHAGAHDDLAAFLADHATPADALSHYDRTAARLPELPGASDWDALDDAAEVSLIRAAAVEGGVPLDGTDIAALIAFLETLSDPVALGGRLGIPAEVPSGLKVER from the coding sequence ATGAAAACCACGACGTCTCACATCATGCTGGCGTTGGTCTCGGCGATCGTGGCCGTGGGGGTGGCGCGGGCGACCGCGGGGGCCGAGCCGCGCGGCGAGACCGCCCTGCCGCGCGCCGTCGTCGACGCCGACTATCGGCCGGTGGAGGCGGCTGCCGCGCGGCTGGGCCAGCTCCTGTTCTACGACCCGATCCTGTCGGGCAATCGCAATATCTCGTGCGCGACGTGCCATCACCCGCGCTTCGGCACCAGCGACGGGATGGCGCTGTCGCTGGGCGAGGGTGGCATCGGGCTGGGGCCGGACCGCGTCGTCGACCCGGACAACGTCCCCGAGCAGCGGGTGCCGCGCAACGCGCAGGCGCTCTTCAACCTGGGCGCGCGCGAGTTCACCGTCCTCTTCCACGACGGGCGCATCGAGGAAGACCCGTCGCGGCCCACCGGCCTGCGCACCCCGCTGGGGGCCGACATGGAGGCCGGGTTCGACAGCGTCCTCTCGGCGCAGACGATGTTCCCGGTCCTCTCGCCGGACGAGATGGCGGGCCATTATTCCGAAAGCGACGTCAGCCGCGCGGTGCGGCTGGGGCGGCTCGCGGGAGCCGGCGGCGCGTGGGACATCATCGCCGGCCGCGTCGCCGCGATCCCGCGATATGCCGAGATGTTCCGGGCGGCCTATCCGGAGATCGCCGCCGGCCGGCCGATCGCCTTCACCGACATCTCCAACGCCGTGGCGGCCTTCGTCGCCTTCGAGTGGCGCTCCGACGACGCCCCGTTCGACGCGGTGCTGCGGGGCGAGCGGGTCGCGACCGGGGCGGCGGCGCGCGGCCAGGGGTTGTTCTACGGCGCGGCCGGGTGCGCCGCATGCCACCGCGGCCCGTTCCTGACCGACCACGCCTTCCACGCCATGGGCGCGCCGCAGATCGGCCCCGGCAAGGGCGCCAGGTTCGAGCGCCACCGCCGCGACGAAGGGCGCATGGAGGTGACCGGCCACCCGGACGACGCCTACAAGTTCCGCACCCCCTCGCTTCGCAACGTGGCGCGCACCGGCCCCTGGGGTCACGCCGGCGCCCACGACGACCTCGCCGCCTTCCTCGCCGACCATGCCACCCCCGCCGACGCGCTGTCGCACTACGACCGGACCGCGGCGCGCCTGCCGGAGCTCCCCGGCGCATCGGACTGGGACGCGCTGGACGATGCCGCCGAGGTCTCGCTCATCCGCGCCGCCGCCGTCGAGGGCGGGGTGCCGCTCGACGGGACGGACATCGCCGCGCTGATCGCCTTCCTGGAAACGCTGAGTGATCCGGTCGCGCTAGGCGGGCGCCTCGGCATCCCGGCCGAAGTGCCGAGCGGGCTGAAGGTGGAGCGCTAG
- a CDS encoding CRTAC1 family protein — translation MTRRRLLLLALLAAGPATAASGTPPAPAEPGPQVPRFEDASGALPGPPHAYAGGWEHFVGGGVAVFDCNGDARPDIVAAGGTAPARLYVNASAPGAMAFTAGVLPALGETTGVWPLDIDGDGRLDLAVLSVGTNHLLRGDGACGFADASADWSFDGGDRWSTAFSATFEAGRDHPTLAIGNYVDRTDPAGPFEACDVNALYRWEGAGYAPPVTLEPGFCALSMLFSDHARRGTADLRVSNDRHYYVRGGSEQMWHMPGLTPMGPEDGFDPVSIWGMGIASRDLTGDGLPEIVLTSMGDQLMMLAEPGGWRPAPYSIGTYAQRPFLGDDGRPSTGWHAEFADVNNDALADLFIAKGNVDQMPTNAMEDPNNLLLQRADGTFEEAADRAGIATVERARGAALEDFDGDGALDLVVVNRRAPLELWRNAGVAGRAVRVEVRQDGPNPFAVGAFVERRRPDGTLEPVEITVGGGHGGGRAGPVHFGIADADAAQIRVVWPDGTASPFVSVAAGRAVLHRTATGIDLR, via the coding sequence GTGACGCGCCGCCGCCTCCTCCTGCTGGCGCTCCTCGCTGCCGGCCCGGCGACCGCCGCCTCCGGCACGCCGCCCGCACCCGCGGAGCCGGGCCCGCAGGTCCCGCGGTTCGAGGACGCGTCGGGCGCCCTCCCCGGCCCGCCGCACGCCTACGCCGGCGGGTGGGAGCATTTCGTCGGTGGCGGCGTCGCCGTGTTCGACTGCAACGGCGACGCGCGGCCCGATATCGTCGCCGCCGGCGGCACCGCCCCCGCGCGGCTCTACGTGAACGCGTCCGCGCCCGGCGCCATGGCCTTCACCGCCGGCGTGCTCCCCGCGCTCGGCGAGACCACCGGCGTCTGGCCGCTCGACATCGACGGCGACGGCCGGCTCGACCTCGCGGTCCTGTCGGTCGGCACCAACCATCTCCTGCGCGGCGACGGTGCCTGCGGCTTCGCCGACGCCTCGGCCGACTGGAGCTTCGACGGCGGGGACCGCTGGAGCACCGCATTCAGTGCCACGTTCGAGGCCGGCCGCGACCACCCGACGCTCGCCATCGGCAACTACGTCGACCGCACCGACCCCGCCGGCCCGTTCGAGGCGTGCGACGTCAACGCCCTCTACCGCTGGGAGGGCGCGGGCTACGCGCCCCCCGTCACGCTGGAGCCGGGCTTTTGCGCCCTGTCGATGCTCTTCTCCGACCATGCGCGCCGGGGCACCGCGGACCTGCGCGTCTCCAACGACCGGCACTATTATGTGCGTGGCGGCTCCGAGCAGATGTGGCACATGCCCGGCCTGACCCCGATGGGGCCCGAGGACGGGTTCGACCCGGTCTCGATCTGGGGCATGGGGATCGCCAGTCGCGACCTCACCGGCGACGGCCTGCCGGAGATCGTGCTCACCTCGATGGGCGACCAGCTGATGATGCTGGCCGAGCCCGGCGGGTGGCGCCCCGCGCCCTATTCCATCGGCACTTACGCGCAGCGCCCCTTCCTCGGCGACGACGGGCGCCCCTCCACCGGCTGGCACGCCGAGTTCGCGGACGTGAACAACGACGCTCTGGCCGACCTCTTCATCGCCAAGGGCAACGTCGACCAGATGCCGACGAACGCCATGGAGGACCCCAACAACCTCCTGCTGCAACGGGCCGACGGCACCTTCGAGGAAGCGGCCGACCGGGCCGGGATCGCCACGGTCGAGCGCGCCCGAGGCGCCGCGCTGGAAGACTTCGACGGCGACGGCGCACTCGACCTCGTCGTCGTCAACCGCCGGGCACCGTTGGAGCTGTGGCGCAATGCCGGCGTCGCGGGCCGCGCGGTGCGGGTGGAGGTGCGGCAGGACGGGCCGAACCCCTTCGCGGTCGGTGCCTTCGTGGAGCGGCGCCGGCCGGACGGCACCCTGGAGCCGGTGGAGATCACCGTCGGCGGCGGCCACGGCGGCGGCCGCGCCGGCCCGGTCCACTTCGGCATCGCCGACGCCGACGCCGCGCAAATCCGCGTCGTCTGGCCGGACGGAACGGCCTCACCGTTCGTCAGCGTCGCGGCCGGGCGGGCGGTGCTTCACCGCACTGCCACGGGGATCGACCTGCGATAG
- a CDS encoding ROK family protein, which translates to MRQRLFECLRAAGASSRADLARWLDCSPASVTSVAAELIEAGLVRELDGPREIARGRPPVSLAVAPDITKVAGIKLTDDAHTAVVIDFSGAVLSEATMPSAAHRQSLTATLDEAETLLDMALAEADLSRADLSWVGLGLPGVVDHASGVARWSPLLTQRNTPLREAFGERIGLPVAVDNDANLLALAELWFGAGRAMTDFAVVTIENGVGMGLVLGNRVFRGGTGLGMELGHTKVQLDGALCRCGSRGCLEAYVADYALVREAQTALHWDRDTAGSARALLETLYAEAKAGHKAALSIFNRAGRYLAVGLANVTELFDPHLIILSGGEMRFDFLYADAVLAEVEALTRQTGRAPPKIEINAWGDMVWARGAAALALASLTEQLLGETRPGGAP; encoded by the coding sequence TTGCGTCAGCGTCTGTTCGAGTGCCTGCGTGCCGCCGGCGCCTCCAGCCGCGCCGACCTCGCCCGCTGGCTCGACTGCTCGCCCGCCTCGGTGACGTCCGTCGCCGCCGAGCTGATCGAGGCCGGCCTCGTGCGCGAACTCGACGGCCCGCGCGAAATCGCCCGCGGCCGCCCGCCGGTCTCCCTCGCCGTCGCGCCCGACATCACCAAGGTCGCCGGCATCAAGCTCACCGACGACGCCCATACCGCCGTCGTCATCGACTTTTCCGGCGCCGTCCTCTCCGAGGCGACGATGCCGTCCGCCGCGCACCGCCAGTCGCTCACCGCCACGCTCGACGAGGCCGAGACGCTCCTCGACATGGCGCTCGCCGAGGCCGATCTCAGCCGCGCGGACCTCTCCTGGGTGGGGCTGGGTCTGCCGGGGGTGGTCGACCATGCCAGCGGCGTGGCGCGGTGGTCGCCGCTGCTCACCCAGCGCAACACGCCGCTGCGCGAGGCGTTCGGCGAGCGCATCGGCCTGCCCGTCGCGGTCGACAACGACGCCAACTTGCTGGCACTGGCCGAATTGTGGTTCGGCGCCGGGCGGGCGATGACGGACTTCGCGGTGGTGACGATCGAAAACGGGGTCGGCATGGGGCTGGTGCTGGGCAACCGCGTCTTCCGCGGCGGCACCGGCCTCGGCATGGAGCTCGGCCACACCAAGGTGCAGCTCGACGGGGCACTGTGCCGCTGCGGCAGCCGCGGCTGCCTGGAGGCCTACGTCGCCGACTATGCCCTCGTGCGCGAGGCCCAGACCGCCCTCCACTGGGACCGCGACACGGCGGGGTCGGCCCGCGCCCTCCTCGAAACGCTCTATGCGGAGGCGAAGGCCGGGCACAAGGCGGCGCTCTCCATCTTCAACCGCGCCGGGCGCTATCTCGCGGTGGGGCTCGCCAACGTCACCGAATTGTTCGACCCTCACCTCATCATTCTGTCGGGAGGCGAGATGCGGTTCGACTTCCTCTACGCCGACGCGGTGCTGGCCGAAGTGGAGGCGCTGACCCGCCAGACCGGCCGCGCCCCGCCGAAGATCGAGATCAACGCCTGGGGGGACATGGTGTGGGCGCGCGGGGCCGCCGCGCTCGCCCTCGCCTCGCTGACCGAGCAGCTCCTCGGCGAGACCCGGCCGGGAGGCGCGCCGTGA
- the xylF gene encoding D-xylose ABC transporter substrate-binding protein gives MAQDLTVGVSWSNFQEERWKTDEAAIKAALDEAGAAYVSTDAQSSSAKQLSDVESLIAQGVDALIILAQDSQAIQPAVQAAADVGLPVVGYDRLIDDPRAFYLTFDNIEVGRMQARAVLAEVPEGNYVMIKGSPTDPNADFLRGGQQEVLQEAIDAGKIKIVGEAYTDGWLPANAQRNMEQILTAEDNAVDAVVASNDGTAGGAVAALTSQGMDGIPVSGQDADHAALNRIAQGTQTVSVWKDSRDLGREAAEIALELANGAEMSGIEGAQQWESPGGNTLWAKFLKPVPITEENLATVVDAGWITKDALCQGVSGGPAPCN, from the coding sequence ATGGCGCAAGATCTCACCGTCGGCGTCAGCTGGTCCAACTTCCAGGAAGAGCGCTGGAAGACCGACGAGGCGGCCATCAAGGCCGCGCTCGACGAGGCCGGCGCCGCCTACGTCTCCACCGACGCGCAGTCCTCCTCGGCCAAGCAGCTCTCCGACGTCGAGAGCCTGATCGCCCAGGGCGTCGACGCGCTCATCATCCTGGCGCAGGACTCCCAGGCGATCCAGCCGGCGGTGCAGGCCGCGGCGGACGTCGGCCTGCCGGTCGTCGGCTACGACCGCCTGATCGACGATCCGCGCGCCTTCTACCTCACCTTCGACAACATCGAGGTCGGCCGCATGCAGGCCCGCGCGGTGCTCGCCGAGGTGCCGGAAGGCAACTACGTGATGATCAAGGGCTCGCCGACCGACCCCAACGCGGATTTCCTGCGCGGCGGTCAGCAGGAGGTCCTCCAGGAGGCGATCGACGCCGGTAAGATCAAGATCGTCGGCGAGGCCTATACCGACGGCTGGCTCCCCGCCAACGCCCAGCGCAACATGGAGCAGATCCTCACCGCCGAGGACAACGCCGTCGACGCGGTGGTCGCCTCCAACGACGGCACAGCCGGCGGCGCGGTCGCGGCGCTGACCTCCCAGGGCATGGACGGCATCCCCGTCTCCGGACAGGACGCCGACCACGCGGCGCTGAACCGCATCGCCCAGGGCACGCAGACCGTGTCGGTCTGGAAGGATTCGCGCGACCTCGGCCGCGAGGCGGCGGAAATCGCCCTGGAGCTCGCCAACGGGGCCGAGATGAGCGGGATCGAGGGGGCGCAGCAGTGGGAATCGCCGGGCGGCAACACCCTGTGGGCCAAGTTCCTGAAGCCGGTGCCGATCACCGAGGAGAACCTCGCGACGGTCGTCGACGCGGGCTGGATCACGAAGGACGCGCTCTGCCAGGGCGTCTCCGGCGGCCCGGCGCCCTGCAACTGA
- a CDS encoding sugar ABC transporter permease: MTDTATSAPTERPRRGIFRALEVDLRLLGMIGAFVVLCVAFDLLTGGRFLTPRNIFNLTIQTVSVAIMATGMVFVIVTRNIDLSVGSLLATCSAIMAMTQTWVLPDLLGFGFGNPATWVVTILVGIAAGTAIGAFQGWLIGYLTIPAFIVTLGGLLVWRNVAWYLTSGQTIGPLDDTYRMFGGITGTIGVDASWIVAAVASVAAVAILFNARRSKVAHGFPVKPIWAEVLMMLIAVGAIFGFVAMLNAYEIPAGAVRRMFRERGEEVPEGFVAAYGLPISVLLLLAIAVVMTVVARRTRLGRYIFATGGNPDAAELSGINTRLLTVKVFALMGALCAISAVVASARLSFHSNDIGTLDELRVIAAAVIGGTALSGGVGTIYGAILGALIMQSLQSGMAMVGVDAPFQNIVVGTVLVLAVLIDIIYRRRLGVK, from the coding sequence ATGACCGACACAGCGACCAGCGCGCCGACCGAGCGCCCCCGCCGCGGCATCTTCCGAGCGCTGGAGGTCGACCTGCGCCTCCTCGGTATGATCGGCGCCTTCGTCGTCCTGTGCGTCGCCTTCGACCTGCTCACCGGCGGGCGTTTTCTCACCCCGCGCAACATCTTCAACCTGACGATCCAGACCGTTTCGGTGGCCATCATGGCGACCGGCATGGTGTTCGTCATCGTCACCCGCAACATCGACCTGTCGGTCGGCTCGTTGCTCGCCACCTGCTCGGCGATCATGGCGATGACGCAGACGTGGGTGCTGCCGGATCTCCTCGGGTTCGGCTTCGGCAATCCGGCGACGTGGGTCGTCACCATCCTCGTCGGCATCGCCGCCGGCACCGCGATCGGCGCCTTCCAGGGATGGCTGATCGGCTATCTGACGATCCCGGCCTTCATCGTCACGCTGGGCGGGTTGCTCGTGTGGCGCAACGTCGCCTGGTATCTCACCAGCGGGCAGACGATCGGCCCGCTCGACGACACCTACCGCATGTTCGGCGGCATCACCGGTACCATCGGCGTCGACGCGTCGTGGATCGTGGCGGCGGTCGCCTCGGTGGCGGCGGTGGCGATCCTCTTCAACGCCCGGCGATCCAAGGTGGCGCACGGGTTTCCGGTCAAGCCGATCTGGGCCGAGGTCCTGATGATGCTGATCGCGGTCGGCGCGATTTTCGGCTTCGTCGCAATGCTGAACGCCTACGAGATCCCGGCGGGCGCCGTCCGCCGCATGTTCCGCGAGCGGGGCGAGGAGGTGCCGGAGGGCTTCGTCGCCGCCTACGGCCTGCCGATCTCGGTGCTCCTGCTCCTCGCGATCGCCGTCGTCATGACCGTTGTCGCGCGCCGCACGCGGCTCGGCCGTTACATCTTCGCCACCGGCGGCAACCCGGACGCGGCGGAGCTGTCGGGCATCAACACGCGCCTTCTCACGGTGAAGGTCTTCGCGCTGATGGGCGCATTGTGCGCGATCTCGGCGGTCGTCGCCTCGGCCCGCCTGTCGTTCCACTCCAACGACATCGGCACGCTGGACGAGCTGCGCGTGATCGCGGCGGCGGTCATCGGCGGCACCGCGCTGTCGGGCGGCGTCGGCACCATCTACGGCGCGATCCTCGGCGCGCTCATCATGCAGTCGTTGCAATCGGGCATGGCGATGGTGGGCGTCGACGCGCCGTTCCAGAACATCGTCGTCGGCACCGTCCTGGTGCTCGCGGTGCTGATCGACATCATCTACCGCCGCCGGCTGGGCGTGAAGTGA
- a CDS encoding ATP-binding cassette domain-containing protein, which translates to MTTRTDTPLVEMDTICLAFGGVHAVDHVSLKLWPGEVLGLLGHNGAGKSTLIKILSGAYRMDSGTIQIEGKKVDIESPRDARRYNIETIYQTLALADNLDATANLFLGREIVTPLGFIDDAKMEAETRKIMARLNPNFQRLSEPVAALSGGQRQSVAIARAVYFNAKILIMDEPTAALGVHETQMVAELIEELKKQGLGIILISHDTREMMSLCDRVSVMKNGKVVGTERVEDVTEDDILSMIILGKNPREAAAA; encoded by the coding sequence ATGACCACCCGCACCGATACGCCGCTCGTCGAAATGGACACGATTTGCCTCGCCTTCGGCGGCGTCCACGCCGTGGACCACGTGTCGCTGAAGCTGTGGCCGGGCGAAGTGCTCGGCCTCCTGGGCCACAACGGCGCCGGCAAGTCGACCCTCATCAAGATCCTGTCCGGGGCCTACCGGATGGATTCGGGCACCATCCAGATCGAGGGCAAGAAGGTCGACATCGAGAGCCCGCGCGACGCGCGGCGCTACAACATCGAGACGATCTACCAGACGCTCGCTCTCGCCGACAACCTCGACGCGACCGCCAACCTCTTCCTCGGGCGCGAGATCGTCACGCCGCTCGGCTTCATCGACGACGCCAAGATGGAGGCCGAGACGCGTAAGATCATGGCGCGCCTCAATCCCAACTTCCAACGCCTGTCGGAGCCTGTCGCGGCGCTTTCGGGCGGGCAGCGCCAGTCGGTCGCCATCGCCCGCGCGGTCTATTTCAACGCCAAGATCCTCATCATGGACGAGCCGACTGCGGCGCTCGGCGTGCACGAGACGCAGATGGTGGCGGAGCTGATCGAGGAGCTGAAGAAGCAGGGCCTCGGCATCATCCTCATCAGCCACGACACGCGCGAGATGATGAGCCTGTGCGACCGCGTGTCCGTCATGAAGAACGGCAAGGTCGTCGGCACCGAGCGGGTCGAGGACGTCACCGAGGACGACATCCTGTCGATGATCATCCTGGGCAAGAACCCGCGCGAGGCGGCCGCCGCCTGA